The following are encoded together in the Leguminivora glycinivorella isolate SPB_JAAS2020 chromosome 18, LegGlyc_1.1, whole genome shotgun sequence genome:
- the LOC125236023 gene encoding uncharacterized protein LOC125236023, giving the protein MEWNISKCVTMDRTLPLVVAILVLQALWGFAFSTVLGPRTRATDNVVQNDLNESKYCYSCVKIDNICYNHSYLFELPAPFSEDPVVKRMAIMKATNVLYYNFEPTLSDKEYSKVGFTSLNNTKLFGVIPGWQYNFGPFDINQKEKKVYLGGSEGIWVVDDTRYVPRYFAAMLNFITNIFIKDFIYFTTSQQKGILKYIDEYNIIKVVDKTIYNFVFDVGYNIVYLNDTGLFISFHSNNKEDVKLSNEGWIRGLTVDVNGAVYAWHEDGIYKVTVSNTHSESTLKRVTIIAPDAMTFDESNNILYTIGKKLYKLTKVATSKCFGR; this is encoded by the exons ATGGAATGGAACATTTCGAAGTGTGTCACCATGGATCGTACGCTACCGCTGGTTGTTGCCATTCTAGTGCTTCAAGCATTATGGGGCTTTG CCTTCTCCACAGTTCTGGGCCCACGAACAAGGGCTACTGATAACGTCGTCCAAAACGATCTGAATGAGAGTAAATATTGCTACTCCTGCGTTAAAATCGACAACATCTGCTATAACCACAGCTACCTGTTTGAGCTACCCGCCCCTTTTAGCGAAGATCCCGTAGTGAAGAGAATGGCTATCATGAAGGCCACTAACGTCTTATACTACAACTTTGAACCAACCCTCAGTGACAAAGAATACTCCAAAGTGGGCTTCACATCTTTAAACAACACAAAATTATTTGGCGTCATCCCTGGCTGGCAATACAACTTTGGACCCTTTGATATAAatcagaaagaaaaaaaagtatatCTAGGTGGTTCCGAAGGCATATGGGTTGTTGATGATACCAGATATGTTCCAAGATATTTTGCTGCGATGTTAAATTTCATCACTAACATTTTTATAAAGGACTTTATCTATTTCACTACATCCCAACAAAAAGGAATATTAAAATACATTGACGAATATAATATCATTAAAGTTGTAGATAAGACGATATATAATTTTGTTTTCGATGTCGGGTATAATATTGTGTATTTAAATGATACTGGATTGTTTATCTCATTTCATAGTAATAATAAAGAAGATGTAAAATTATCAAATGAAGGTTGGATTAGAGGTTTGACTGTTGATGTGAATGGAGCAGTATACGCCTGGCATGAAGATGGGATATATAAAGTGACTGTAAGCAACACTCATTCCGAGTCTACACTGAAACGTGTTACAATTATAGCTCCCGACGCTATGACGTTTGATGAGTCGAATAACATATTGTATACGATtggaaaaaaattgtataagtTGACTAAAGTCGCTACGAGTAAGTGTTTTGGCAGGTAA
- the LOC125235858 gene encoding uncharacterized protein LOC125235858, whose product MGRELSWVVATLVLQAIWGCAFSSLLGPRTAATNIDNNDNQDQLNTNEYCHTCVKIDSLCYNHSYLFQLPAPFGDHPFVKRMAIMQATNVLYYNFQPAFADKEYSKVAFVSLNNPQYSGVISGWQSYNFDTFDINQNEKKVYLGGSDGIWVVNSTSRFPSFYGMRKNLITNIVVKDYVYFTSAERKGIYKYIDGYYVGQFVDKKINYFVMDNRYDTVYLNDSGLYISFSRQTLEDVRLTRQRVIGGLTADNRGTVYVWRVDGLYKISLSIHLSQSTLKRVSNIAPDAMTFDESNNIIYSIRNNLYKLTLVPTSKCFGL is encoded by the exons ATGGGTCGTGAACTGTCGTGGGTTGTTGCCACGCTGGTGCTGCAAGCAATATGGGGCTGTG CGTTTTCCTCTCTGCTGGGCCCGCGCACTGCGGCCACCAACATCGACAACAACGACAACCAAGACCAGCTGAACACCAATGAATATTGCCACACTTGCGTCAAGATCGACAGCCTCTGCTACAACCACAGCTACTTGTTCCAACTCCCCGCCCCCTTCGGCGACCACCCCTTCGTTAAAAGAATGGCCATCATGCAGGCTACCAACGTTCTATACTACAACTTCCAACCCGCGTTCGCTGACAAAGAATACTCCAAAGTCGCCTTCGTGTCTTTAAACAATCCACAATATTCCGGCGTCATCTCTGGCTGGCAGTCTTACAACTTCGACACCTTCGATATCAATCAGAATGAGAAAAAAGTCTATCTTGGGGGCTCCGACGGTATATGGGTTGTCAATTCTACCAGCCGCTTCCCCTCATTCTATGGCATGAGGAAGAATCTCATTACTAACATTGTTGTTAAGGACTATGTGTATTTTACTAGCGCTGAGCGTAAAGGTATCTACAAATATATAGACGGGTATTATGTCGGACAGTTTGTAGATAAAaagataaattattttgtaatgGATAACAGATACGATACTGTGTATTTAAATGATAGCGGATTGTATATTTCATTCAGTAGACAGACCCTGGAAGATGTAAGGTTGACAAGGCAACGGGTCATTGGAGGTTTGACTGCCGACAATAGAGGAACGGTGTACGTCTGGCGAGTCGACGGGTTGTATAAAATTTCTTTAAGTATACATCTTTCCCAGTCTACATTGAAACGCGTTTCGAATATAGCTCCCGACGCTATGACGTTTGATGAGTCGAACAACATTATATATTCGATTAGAAACAACTTGTACAAGTTGACTTTGGTACCGACTAGCAAGTGTTTTGGTTTGTAG
- the LOC125235859 gene encoding uncharacterized protein LOC125235859 produces the protein MCRALSVIVATLVLQTLWSSALSFLLDVSTVAPSIVDQAVVNQNEYCYSCVKIENVCYNHTELFELHAPFGENPIVQRMSIMKSTHFLYYTFEPQISDKEYSNIGFVSLRYPTLFGVIPGVPGWQFNFGPFDINQKEKKIYIGGTEGIWVVDDSRHSPKYFGLMPNVITDLAVKDYMYFTTSDNNGICKYVDGYYVVQLGDTMIKKFVLDAGSNVVYLNGTGLWISFRSKSQKDVRLSTERFIRGLTVDMKGTVYAWHVDGIYKVT, from the exons ATGTGTCGTGCACTATCGGTGATTGTTGCCACTTTGGTGCTTCAAACATTATGGAGCTCTG CACTCTCCTTTCTGCTGGATGTGAGCACAGTGGCCCCCAGCATCGTCGACCAAGCTGTGGTGAATCAGAACGAATATTGCTACTCCTGCGTCAAAATCGAGAACGTCTGCTACAACCACACAGAGTTGTTTGAGCTCCACGCCCCCTTCGGTGAAAACCCCATCGTCCAAAGGATGAGCATTATGAAGTCTACTCACTTTCTGTACTACACCTTCGAACCGCAGATCAGTGATAAAGAATACTCCAATATTGGCTTCGTATCGTTACGCTATCCCACTTTATTTGGCGTCATCCCTGGTGTCCCTGGCTGGCAGTTCAACTTTGGGCCCTTTGATATAAAccagaaagagaaaaaaatatacataggtGGTACCGAAGGTATATGGGTTGTTGATGATTCTAGACATAGTCCAAAGTATTTCGGTTTGATGCCGAATGTGATCACTGATCTTGCTGTAAAGGATTATATGTATTTTACTACGTCAGATAATAATGGAATATGTAAATATGTGGACGGATATTATGTAGTTCAATTAGGAGATACAATGATAAAGAAGTTTGTTCTGGATGCAGGGTCTAATGTTGTGTATTTAAATGGAACTGGTTTGTGGATTTCATTTAGAAGTAAAAGCCAGAAAGACGTAAGATTATCAACTGAACGGTTCATCAGAGGTTTGACTGTTGATATGAAGGGAACAGTGTACGCCTGGCATGTAGATGGGATATATAAAGTGACTTAG
- the LOC125235934 gene encoding uncharacterized protein LOC125235934: MDCRGLSLVFATLVLQTVWRPASSLLGPRTTVTKFINLSKVNKNEYCHTCIKIDNVCYNQSELFDLPAPFGEDPVVKRMRIMKATNVLYYTFVPAFSDKEYSKVGYVSLHATDYSGIISGWNYTFNFGPFDINQNKKSVYLGGSDGIWYINSVSRLPAFYSMSSERITNIFVKDYVYFTAAERTGIYHYLPKFGYYLTNLSGKKIDNFVLDNMYNIVYLIDTGLFISFSDKSHDDVRLSLDRFFRGLTVDGKGVAYAWHIDGIYKVYLSEDLSQSTLKRVSNIAPDAMTFDQSNNILYSIGKTLYKLTKVDTADCFGM, translated from the exons ATGGACTGTCGTGGACTGTCGTTGGTATTTGCCACTCTGGTGCTTCAAACAGTATGGAGACCTG CTTCCTCTTTGCTGGGCCCGCGGACAACGGTCACCAAGTTCATCAACCTAAGCAAAGTTAACAAAAATGAATATTGTCACACCTGTATCAAAATCGACAACGTCTGCTACAACCAGAGCGAGTTGTTCGACCTCCCCGCCCCCTTCGGCGAAGACCCCGTCGTCAAGAGAATGAGGATCATGAAGGCCACTAACGTTCTCTACTACACCTTCGTGCCTGCGTTCAGTGATAAAGAATACTCCAAAGTTGGCTACGTATCGCTCCACGCTACGGATTACTCTGGAATAATTTCTGGCTGGAACTATACTTTCAACTTTGGCCCCTTTGATATTAATCAGAATAAGAAATCAGTATATCTAGGCGGTTCTGACGGTATATGGTATATTAATAGTGTTAGCCGTTTACCAGCATTTTATAGTATGTCGTCGGAAAGAATCACTAACATTTTTGTAAAGGACTATGTATATTTTACTGCTGCTGAACGTACAGGAATATATCATTACTTGCCCAAGTTCGGGTATTATCTCACTAATTTAAGTGGTAAAAAGATAGATAATTTTGTTCTGGATAATATGTACAATATTGTGTATTTAATTGATACtggattatttatttcattctcTGATAAGTCGCATGATGATGTCAGACTGTCATTAGACCGATTCTTCAGAGGCCTGACTGTTGATGGTAAAGGAGTAGCGTACGCCTGGCATATAGATGGGATATATAAAGTATATTTAAGTGAAGATCTTTCCCAGTCTACGTTAAAACGCGTCTCAAACATAGCTCCCGACGCTATGACGTTTGATCAGTCGAACAACATTTTATACTCGATCGGAAAAACTTTGTACAAGTTGACTAAAGTTGATACTGCCGATTGTTTTGGTATGTAA